A genomic segment from Orrella daihaiensis encodes:
- the plsX gene encoding phosphate acyltransferase PlsX — MTKSVRIAVDCMGGDVGIPATIPASLAFLERNPQASLLLVGDTPQIEAALEGYKAQYAGADYSRVEIEHASEVVAMDDPVEVALRRKKNSSMRVAIEAVKSGQAQACVSAGNTGALMAISRYVLKTLEGIDRPAIATAMPNQKGGATTMLDLGANVDCTAEHLLQFAMMGTALAQTADTGRLPSVGLLNIGEEIIKGNEVVKQAAELLRASPLNFYGNVEGNDIFKGTVDVVVCDGFVGNVVLKSVEGLAHMLGSMIREEFYRSTLTKLAGLVVRPVLNRFRRRVDNRRYNGAALLGLRGIVFKSHGSADDYAFRHALQRAHDAVQAGVLDRIASTVVDLTRHQTGTK; from the coding sequence GTGACCAAGTCCGTTCGCATCGCTGTTGATTGCATGGGTGGTGACGTTGGGATCCCAGCGACCATCCCTGCCTCCTTGGCTTTCCTCGAAAGAAATCCGCAAGCCTCACTGTTGCTTGTGGGAGACACACCCCAAATTGAAGCTGCGCTAGAGGGCTATAAAGCTCAGTATGCGGGTGCTGATTATTCTCGGGTCGAGATAGAACACGCCAGTGAAGTCGTTGCCATGGACGACCCGGTGGAGGTCGCACTGCGGCGAAAGAAAAACTCCTCCATGCGTGTTGCCATTGAGGCAGTAAAGTCCGGTCAGGCCCAAGCATGTGTTTCGGCTGGTAACACGGGCGCCTTAATGGCTATTTCCCGATACGTACTCAAAACCCTTGAGGGCATCGACCGACCAGCAATTGCCACCGCCATGCCCAACCAGAAAGGTGGCGCCACCACAATGCTCGATCTCGGTGCCAACGTTGATTGCACGGCTGAACATTTGTTGCAATTTGCGATGATGGGTACGGCGCTTGCCCAAACGGCAGATACGGGCCGACTGCCATCAGTAGGGCTGTTGAACATCGGCGAAGAAATCATCAAAGGTAATGAAGTGGTCAAGCAGGCAGCTGAGCTTTTGCGTGCAAGTCCTCTGAATTTTTACGGTAATGTCGAGGGCAACGATATTTTCAAGGGCACCGTTGATGTGGTGGTCTGTGATGGGTTCGTTGGCAACGTGGTTCTCAAATCGGTTGAGGGCTTGGCGCACATGCTGGGCAGCATGATTCGTGAAGAGTTTTATCGTAGTACGCTCACCAAACTGGCTGGTTTGGTTGTCAGACCCGTGCTGAATCGTTTTCGTCGCAGGGTAGACAACCGTCGCTACAATGGCGCGGCTCTTTTGGGGTTGCGTGGCATCGTATTCAAGAGTCACGGATCAGCCGATGACTATGCTTTCCGGCATGCCTTGCAGCGAGCTCACGATGCGGTGCAAGCAGGTGTGCTGGACCGGATTGCCAGTACAGTCGTTGATTTAACGCGCCACCAGACTGGCACGAAGTAG
- the rpmF gene encoding 50S ribosomal protein L32, with translation MAVQQNKKTPSKRGMHRSHDFLTNPPTAIEPNTGELHLRHHISPNGFYRGRKVLKTKSDE, from the coding sequence ATGGCTGTCCAGCAAAACAAGAAAACCCCATCGAAGCGTGGCATGCATCGCTCGCACGATTTTTTGACTAATCCACCTACCGCAATTGAGCCCAATACTGGCGAATTGCATCTGCGTCACCACATCAGCCCGAATGGGTTTTATCGTGGTCGCAAGGTTTTGAAGACCAAGTCAGACGAATAA
- a CDS encoding YceD family protein, giving the protein MSGLPASDKDWRAQCQAKCKSSFGLPPKIDLNQLARNNGSVAGVFPIVRLSRLVQDLPAQHHIRELADIEQDATGAVWYEFKGSSQQGRRPRVWLKVQAVVTLICQRCLGVMPFVIDETVEFELFPNEAKANASDSVDEADPDAPEPLVADGPIDLLGLVEDQLILAIPYVPKHETCEPAKTSAGDPVEQVKRESPFKVLEGLKRDSK; this is encoded by the coding sequence ATGAGCGGGTTGCCAGCGTCGGACAAAGATTGGCGAGCGCAGTGTCAGGCTAAGTGCAAATCGAGCTTTGGGCTTCCTCCAAAAATCGATTTGAACCAGTTGGCGCGCAATAACGGGTCTGTAGCTGGCGTGTTTCCAATTGTTCGCCTTTCTCGATTGGTGCAAGATTTGCCCGCCCAGCATCACATTCGCGAGCTTGCCGATATCGAGCAGGATGCAACCGGTGCGGTATGGTACGAGTTCAAAGGTTCAAGTCAGCAAGGTAGGCGACCTAGAGTGTGGTTGAAGGTGCAGGCTGTCGTGACGTTGATATGCCAGCGTTGTCTTGGTGTCATGCCGTTTGTGATTGACGAAACAGTGGAGTTCGAGTTGTTTCCGAATGAGGCCAAAGCCAACGCGTCTGACTCGGTTGACGAAGCAGACCCCGATGCGCCCGAGCCGTTGGTCGCAGACGGCCCGATTGATTTGTTGGGACTCGTAGAGGATCAATTGATTCTTGCGATTCCTTATGTGCCAAAGCACGAAACGTGTGAGCCGGCCAAAACATCCGCTGGCGATCCGGTTGAGCAGGTTAAGCGAGAGTCGCCATTCAAGGTGCTTGAAGGCTTAAAGCGCGATTCGAAGTGA
- a CDS encoding Maf family protein, whose protein sequence is MLASVSAHTQPNLILASSSPYRQEMLSRLNIPFSSKSPDVDESILPGETPLVLARRLALKKARAIAREAPEAIVIGADQVLDLHGVALGKPGSAEQARRQLSMLSGQTVMFHSALALVTPSSARIRVSTCKATFRRLSAVQIEHYLQIDQPFDTAGSAKAESLGIALLSSLESNDPTAIIGLPLIELTDLLALVGLDPLIPKTFDT, encoded by the coding sequence ATGCTTGCATCCGTGTCTGCCCATACCCAGCCGAACCTCATTCTTGCGTCGAGTTCACCCTACCGACAAGAAATGCTTTCGAGGCTAAATATTCCTTTTTCAAGCAAATCACCAGACGTGGACGAATCTATCCTGCCGGGAGAAACACCCCTGGTGTTAGCGCGCCGACTAGCGTTGAAAAAAGCGCGAGCCATTGCCCGCGAAGCACCCGAGGCGATCGTGATCGGCGCAGATCAGGTGCTTGACCTGCACGGCGTCGCCCTTGGAAAGCCCGGTAGCGCCGAGCAAGCTCGGCGGCAATTGAGTATGCTCAGCGGGCAGACAGTCATGTTTCACAGCGCACTTGCGCTGGTCACACCAAGCAGTGCTCGCATCAGAGTCAGCACTTGTAAAGCGACTTTCCGACGGCTATCGGCAGTTCAAATTGAACACTACCTGCAGATCGATCAACCTTTTGACACAGCGGGTAGTGCCAAGGCAGAAAGTTTGGGTATCGCCCTTTTGTCTTCACTAGAAAGCAATGATCCCACAGCGATCATTGGCTTACCCCTCATTGAGCTGACTGATTTGCTAGCACTCGTCGGGCTGGACCCACTGATTCCCAAGACATTCGATACTTAA
- a CDS encoding SAM-dependent methyltransferase, with amino-acid sequence MQTQHTGILHLIPVGLSEAPIDAWLPSHAQTQAATLTHYIAENAKTARAFLKLLALERPIQEIDIQTLSAKTDSQTIRSWLAPLQNNQSIGLVSEAGCPAVADPGARVVALAHELGASVKPWTGPSSIMLGLMASGLDGQRFAFHGYAPVKPDERSRQLKQWEQLSARLSQTQILIETPYRNAAMFDSLLQTLNPKTRLCVASDLTGSHEWIRTMTVNEWKKSSKPELTGKPTLFLFQA; translated from the coding sequence ATGCAAACTCAACACACTGGCATTCTCCATCTCATTCCTGTTGGTCTGTCTGAAGCGCCCATCGACGCCTGGCTCCCGAGCCATGCTCAAACACAGGCCGCCACGCTAACTCATTACATCGCTGAGAACGCCAAAACGGCTAGGGCATTTCTCAAACTGTTGGCGCTTGAGCGGCCCATTCAGGAGATTGACATTCAAACTTTGAGCGCAAAGACCGACAGTCAAACGATCCGCAGCTGGTTAGCGCCCCTGCAAAACAACCAGTCAATCGGCTTGGTTTCTGAGGCCGGGTGCCCTGCTGTTGCTGATCCTGGTGCACGTGTGGTTGCCCTAGCGCACGAGCTCGGGGCATCGGTCAAGCCTTGGACTGGCCCCTCATCAATTATGCTCGGACTCATGGCCAGCGGGCTTGATGGTCAACGCTTTGCCTTTCACGGCTACGCACCCGTCAAACCAGATGAACGTAGCCGTCAGCTCAAGCAGTGGGAACAACTATCTGCACGTCTGTCGCAGACACAAATCCTGATTGAGACGCCCTATCGTAACGCCGCCATGTTCGACAGCTTGCTGCAGACACTAAACCCCAAGACCAGGCTATGCGTGGCCAGCGACCTTACAGGTTCACATGAATGGATACGAACCATGACCGTCAATGAGTGGAAAAAATCATCGAAACCCGAACTTACCGGCAAGCCAACTCTTTTCTTGTTTCAAGCGTAG
- a CDS encoding sulfite oxidase heme-binding subunit YedZ yields MYPLLRWFYLGLTDGLTVNPTEFLTRSSGTWTLVCLMATLLVSPLRDWLNEPALIRLRRMCGLFTFFYATLHLLAWAWWEQNFVLADMGLDIVKRPFVTVGVVAFLVMLGMALTSSHRAMVAMGRYWKALHRWIYLVAVLSIIHYWLHKAGKNDFLEVTIYGLVLAALLGWRLWRYCRPKRAGFK; encoded by the coding sequence ATGTATCCCTTGTTGCGGTGGTTTTATCTTGGGCTCACGGACGGATTGACGGTAAATCCCACTGAGTTTTTAACTCGATCGTCAGGCACCTGGACACTGGTATGCCTGATGGCGACCTTGCTTGTCTCACCACTGCGAGACTGGCTCAATGAGCCAGCGCTGATCCGACTTCGTCGCATGTGTGGTTTATTTACTTTTTTCTATGCCACATTGCACCTGCTAGCCTGGGCATGGTGGGAACAAAACTTTGTGCTCGCTGATATGGGACTCGACATTGTCAAGAGGCCATTCGTGACAGTAGGTGTCGTGGCCTTTTTGGTGATGCTAGGCATGGCATTGACTTCGAGTCATCGAGCAATGGTAGCCATGGGTCGTTATTGGAAGGCGTTGCATCGCTGGATTTATCTAGTGGCAGTGTTGTCGATCATTCATTACTGGCTTCACAAGGCTGGCAAGAACGATTTTCTGGAAGTTACGATTTACGGCCTGGTGTTAGCAGCTTTATTGGGCTGGCGCCTTTGGCGGTACTGTCGACCAAAGCGCGCCGGATTTAAATAA
- the msrP gene encoding protein-methionine-sulfoxide reductase catalytic subunit MsrP: MGIYRYPKPQATEITPKEVWQNRRRFMSAGAMVAGGLAWPFASSVAHASALAALPSTPNPEFMSVEKITERVQATTYNNFYEFGMDKSDPERYAGQMKVSPWSVQVEGEVGKPGTYAIEDLLALEPMQERIYRLRCVEGWSMVIPWIGYPLSALLSKVEPTGNAKYVEFITDMQPEVMPGLKSSVIDWPYREGLRMDEAMHPLTLLTFGMYGEVLPNQNGAPVRIVVPWKYGFKSAKSIVTIRLTEKQPTSSWMQSAPREYGFYSNVNPTVPHPRWSQATERRIGEGGLFAPRRKTLMFNGYEEQVASMYSGMDLAKFY, from the coding sequence ATGGGCATTTACCGATATCCTAAACCTCAAGCAACAGAAATAACGCCCAAAGAAGTCTGGCAAAACAGGCGGCGCTTCATGTCGGCTGGCGCTATGGTTGCAGGCGGCCTTGCTTGGCCATTTGCCTCATCGGTGGCGCATGCCAGTGCACTGGCGGCGCTGCCCTCTACACCGAACCCAGAGTTTATGTCGGTGGAAAAAATCACCGAACGCGTTCAGGCCACCACCTACAATAATTTTTACGAGTTTGGCATGGACAAGTCTGATCCTGAGCGTTATGCCGGGCAGATGAAAGTCTCCCCTTGGAGTGTCCAGGTTGAGGGTGAGGTAGGTAAACCAGGAACATACGCCATTGAAGATCTTCTGGCGCTTGAGCCAATGCAAGAGCGTATATATCGGCTGCGGTGTGTGGAGGGTTGGTCCATGGTTATTCCCTGGATTGGGTACCCCTTGTCGGCATTGCTCAGCAAGGTTGAGCCCACTGGCAATGCCAAGTACGTCGAGTTCATTACTGACATGCAACCTGAAGTGATGCCAGGCTTGAAGTCCTCGGTCATCGATTGGCCTTATCGAGAAGGTCTGAGGATGGATGAGGCCATGCATCCTCTAACGCTGCTGACCTTTGGAATGTATGGTGAGGTGCTACCGAACCAGAATGGTGCGCCGGTACGTATCGTCGTGCCTTGGAAGTATGGATTCAAGTCGGCCAAGTCGATTGTCACCATCCGGTTGACCGAAAAACAGCCCACATCGAGCTGGATGCAGTCTGCGCCACGTGAATATGGCTTTTATTCGAATGTGAATCCGACTGTGCCGCATCCACGCTGGAGTCAAGCCACTGAACGCCGCATCGGCGAAGGCGGACTTTTTGCGCCGCGACGCAAGACACTGATGTTTAATGGCTACGAGGAGCAAGTGGCTTCAATGTATAGCGGCATGGATCTGGCCAAGTTCTACTGA
- a CDS encoding HAD-IA family hydrolase — MSQYELVVFDWDGTLMDSTGGIVRAIQSASRDMGFEVPDDHAAAWVIGLSLDEALERLAPKMTNRDREKYLERYRYHYLTQDMELRLFDGVIPMLDALSNQGVMMAVATGKSRVGLNRALHSTGLGQYFAVTRCADETHGKPNPRMLLEIMADLATKPDAAVMIGDTTHDLGMAANAGIHGLGVSYGAHPVSELRTHPHLDIVDSVAGVHDWLKPRTRGIK, encoded by the coding sequence ATGAGTCAGTATGAGTTAGTTGTTTTTGACTGGGATGGTACTTTGATGGACTCTACCGGCGGGATTGTGCGCGCGATCCAATCTGCCAGTCGAGATATGGGGTTTGAAGTCCCTGATGATCACGCCGCTGCCTGGGTAATTGGGTTGTCGCTCGATGAGGCTTTGGAACGCCTTGCTCCGAAGATGACGAATCGAGACCGGGAGAAATACCTCGAACGCTACCGATATCACTACCTAACCCAAGATATGGAACTGCGGCTTTTTGATGGGGTCATACCAATGCTGGACGCCTTAAGTAACCAGGGCGTGATGATGGCGGTGGCCACGGGAAAAAGTCGCGTCGGTTTGAATCGGGCACTTCATTCCACTGGCTTGGGTCAATATTTTGCAGTCACGCGTTGTGCGGATGAAACCCATGGTAAACCCAACCCACGGATGCTGTTAGAGATCATGGCCGACTTGGCCACCAAGCCTGATGCTGCCGTTATGATCGGTGATACAACCCATGATCTCGGCATGGCTGCCAATGCTGGTATCCACGGCCTTGGGGTAAGCTACGGCGCACATCCGGTGTCTGAGCTCAGAACGCACCCGCACCTTGATATTGTTGATAGCGTTGCTGGTGTGCATGATTGGCTTAAGCCGCGTACGCGTGGCATCAAATAG
- a CDS encoding RluA family pseudouridine synthase, with product MPDLPVREAVTEPKVQARLVEVTEAHEGQRLDNFLIRLCKGVPKSHLYKAVRGGQVRVNRGRCQVDYRLQLGDVVRIPPIRVASSTAPEAPAKTFEVIYQDDAILVINKPPGVAVHGGSGVSHGVIESLRAANPDLRFLELVHRLDRDTSGLLMLAKRRNALVKLHAMMREGKVNKHYLALVEGRVANDRQHLKAPLTKWLTASGERRVRVDPQGQPAHTIVTCVERYVDCALLDCELRTGRTHQIRVHLSSIGHPILGDTKYGSDEQLASWRELGIKRMFLHAWRLAFDHPLTGQRLALEAPMPGSFHGFIQDISKKSTKNREGG from the coding sequence ATGCCCGATTTACCCGTTCGCGAAGCGGTAACTGAACCGAAGGTGCAAGCCCGGCTCGTGGAGGTGACCGAGGCCCATGAGGGACAACGGCTCGATAATTTCCTGATTCGACTCTGTAAAGGGGTACCCAAAAGCCATCTGTACAAAGCAGTCAGAGGCGGGCAAGTCCGCGTCAATCGTGGGCGTTGCCAGGTTGACTACCGTTTGCAGCTAGGTGATGTTGTGCGTATTCCGCCGATCAGGGTGGCAAGTTCGACTGCACCTGAAGCGCCAGCAAAAACGTTTGAAGTGATCTACCAAGATGATGCGATATTGGTGATCAATAAACCGCCGGGCGTGGCAGTGCATGGTGGCAGTGGTGTCTCGCATGGCGTGATCGAGTCTTTACGAGCTGCCAATCCAGATTTAAGGTTTCTTGAGCTTGTGCATCGTTTGGATCGGGACACCTCGGGCCTTTTGATGCTGGCAAAGCGACGCAATGCACTGGTTAAATTGCACGCAATGATGCGTGAAGGCAAAGTCAATAAACACTACTTGGCTTTAGTAGAAGGGCGTGTGGCAAACGATCGGCAGCATCTGAAGGCACCATTGACCAAGTGGCTGACCGCTAGCGGTGAGCGTCGGGTTCGGGTTGACCCACAGGGGCAACCAGCCCACACCATAGTGACTTGCGTGGAGCGCTATGTTGATTGTGCTTTGCTCGATTGTGAGCTACGTACCGGGCGCACTCATCAAATCCGAGTGCATCTCAGTTCGATCGGACATCCGATATTAGGCGATACCAAGTACGGAAGCGATGAGCAGCTAGCTAGTTGGCGCGAGCTAGGGATCAAACGAATGTTTCTGCATGCTTGGCGCTTGGCGTTTGATCACCCACTGACAGGACAGCGCCTGGCGCTTGAAGCGCCGATGCCGGGTTCTTTTCATGGATTTATTCAAGACATCTCGAAAAAATCGACCAAAAACCGTGAGGGTGGCTAA